One stretch of Sinomonas terrae DNA includes these proteins:
- a CDS encoding SDR family oxidoreductase has translation MDLGITGKTAFVAASTSGLGLAVARALAADGVRVAITGRRREISEQIAESLPGAVAIGVDLGAPDAVASAVDQAEERLGPIDIAVLNGPGPRPSTAAALTSEDLANSFDRLVRPQHDLVSRVLPEMRQRRWGRILAVGASGIVAPLPNLASSNAGRAALAGYLKTLAAEVARDAVTVNLLLPGRIATDRVAELDAETAKRRGISVDEVQQESRESIPAGRYGTPEEFGAAAAFLCSASASYITGVALRCDGGLVRSL, from the coding sequence ATGGACCTCGGAATCACAGGGAAGACGGCCTTCGTCGCGGCCTCGACGTCGGGTCTCGGGCTCGCTGTCGCGCGGGCCCTCGCCGCGGATGGCGTGCGCGTGGCAATTACCGGACGACGGCGGGAGATCTCCGAGCAGATTGCGGAGTCCCTTCCGGGGGCGGTCGCCATCGGGGTGGACCTCGGAGCGCCTGACGCCGTCGCTTCAGCCGTCGATCAGGCCGAGGAGCGGCTCGGGCCGATCGATATCGCCGTCCTCAACGGGCCCGGGCCTCGGCCGAGCACGGCGGCGGCGCTCACCTCGGAGGACCTCGCGAACTCCTTCGACCGGCTCGTGCGCCCGCAGCACGACCTCGTCTCGAGAGTCCTCCCTGAGATGCGGCAGCGACGCTGGGGCCGGATCCTTGCCGTCGGCGCAAGCGGCATTGTGGCGCCCTTGCCGAACCTCGCGTCGTCGAACGCCGGCCGCGCCGCCCTCGCCGGCTACCTCAAGACGCTCGCGGCCGAGGTTGCCCGCGACGCTGTGACCGTCAATCTGCTCCTGCCAGGCCGCATCGCGACAGACCGCGTGGCCGAGCTCGATGCCGAGACCGCCAAACGACGCGGGATCTCGGTCGACGAGGTCCAGCAGGAATCCCGCGAGAGCATCCCCGCCGGTCGTTACGGCACTCCCGAGGAGTTCGGAGCCGCCGCCGCTTTCCTATGCAGCGCGTCGGCGTCGTACATCACGGGAGTCGCGCTCAGGTGCGACGGCGGGCTCGTCCGGAGTCTCTGA
- a CDS encoding ABC transporter ATP-binding protein, producing the protein MLEAESISKTINERELWSSVNLAVGPGEIFDLVGQSGSGKTTLLNCLGGLAPVDDGEIRIDGVHIGKSPRTVRRRLLRSHIGFLFQSYALIDSWTIEQNLSLAFRGRTRRSERRRRAREVLDRLNLHAELETPVYLLSGGEQQRVALARVMLKQPKIILADEPTSALDDHHCELLLEVLREHCAGGGAVVVATHDPRLMDVCDALYRLTEISLEHRRAVTVWHMD; encoded by the coding sequence TTGCTTGAAGCCGAATCGATCTCGAAGACCATCAACGAGCGCGAGCTCTGGTCGAGCGTGAATCTCGCCGTCGGTCCGGGCGAGATCTTCGACCTCGTGGGTCAGAGCGGCTCGGGCAAGACGACGTTGCTCAATTGTCTGGGAGGCCTAGCGCCGGTCGACGACGGCGAGATCCGGATCGATGGCGTCCACATCGGCAAATCCCCCAGAACGGTCCGACGTCGTTTGCTCCGTTCCCACATCGGCTTCCTGTTCCAGAGCTACGCTCTCATCGACTCTTGGACGATCGAGCAGAACCTCAGCTTGGCCTTCCGGGGCCGCACCCGACGGTCGGAACGCCGTCGGAGGGCGCGTGAAGTGCTTGACCGGCTAAACCTCCACGCCGAGCTCGAGACTCCGGTCTACCTCCTGAGCGGAGGTGAGCAGCAGCGAGTGGCCTTGGCGCGCGTGATGCTGAAGCAGCCCAAGATCATCCTCGCCGACGAGCCGACATCAGCCCTTGATGACCACCACTGCGAACTCCTGCTCGAGGTGCTCCGTGAGCATTGCGCGGGAGGCGGAGCCGTCGTCGTCGCCACCCATGATCCGCGCCTCATGGATGTCTGCGATGCGCTGTATCGGCTCACGGAGATCTCGCTCGAACACCGAAGAGCAGTTACGGTGTGGCATATGGATTGA
- a CDS encoding aromatic-ring hydroxylase C-terminal domain-containing protein, with product METGAGRQRDVAGEPARYLSRRAPFGCRPRAAQHDDRVQRVDAEYRGRWEFPVLGTVTAPSAVLIRPDGYVAWVGVEPQEGHEGLHNALAKWFGTECPGLDGN from the coding sequence CTGGAAACTGGCGCAGGTCGTCAAAGGGACGTCGCCGGAGAGCCTGCTCGATATCTATCGCGCAGAGCGCCATTCGGTTGCCGCCCGCGTGCTGCACAACACGATGATCGGGTCCAACGGGTCGACGCCGAATACCGAGGCCGCTGGGAATTTCCGGTGCTGGGCACCGTCACGGCTCCCAGCGCAGTTCTCATCCGCCCGGACGGCTATGTCGCTTGGGTGGGCGTAGAGCCGCAGGAAGGGCACGAAGGCCTGCACAACGCCTTGGCCAAATGGTTCGGGACAGAATGTCCCGGTCTAGATGGAAACTAG
- a CDS encoding VOC family protein, whose translation MTISISTVHVLVDDPDAAVSFYRDTLGLTVQNEVAREGFRWIVLSTPNQPEIQIVLSQPQAGRSKEDGEAIAALLAKGELGGINFAADDLDATFEKAAAAPGVEVLQEPLSQPWGVRDAALRDPAGNTVRIQQA comes from the coding sequence ATGACAATCTCCATCAGCACCGTTCACGTACTCGTCGACGACCCCGACGCCGCCGTCTCGTTCTACCGCGACACCCTCGGCCTGACAGTCCAGAACGAGGTAGCCCGCGAGGGCTTCCGCTGGATCGTCCTCAGCACCCCGAACCAGCCCGAGATCCAGATCGTGCTGTCCCAGCCGCAGGCAGGGCGTTCGAAGGAGGACGGCGAGGCCATCGCAGCGCTGCTCGCGAAGGGCGAGCTGGGCGGCATCAACTTCGCGGCCGACGACCTTGACGCCACGTTCGAGAAGGCCGCCGCGGCGCCCGGGGTCGAGGTGCTGCAGGAGCCGCTGAGCCAGCCATGGGGCGTCCGCGACGCCGCGCTCCGCGACCCGGCCGGCAACACCGTCCGCATTCAGCAGGCCTAG
- a CDS encoding elongation factor G-like protein EF-G2, translated as MSAKGTNGSAKGTVSSEAAPDRPELIRNVVLVGHSGAGKTMLLEAVLASTGAITRMGSIADGTTVGDSDPSAVHQQRSVTLSVAPVVVGDIKVNLLDTPGYADFVGELRAGLRAADGALFVVSAVDGVDATTSALWAECERVGMPRAVVISRLDHPRADYDGVLSECRAAFGESVLPLYLPLRSDGAATKLLGLLSGTVSDYSGDEMQPSFRPAEQSELADWESARGELIEGIIAESEDETLMDRYLGGEEISLDTLIGDLETAVTRGSFFPVIPTSATNGLGTAELLEVLTRGFPSPVEHDVPEVSELNGNPVEGLTCDPNGPLVGEVVRTTVDPFLGRVCLVRLFSGTLREDTPVHVAGHGLEERGHPDHDSDERLGRLYSPFGSNLRPVQYAVAGDLCAIARVSAETGDTVSSREQPLLVAAWDMPEPLMPVAVEAASHGDEDALAKNLGRVAAGDPTLRVERNPETHQLVLWCMGEAHAEVVLDRLREQGVKLQTVDVVTPLRETFAEGAAGHGRYVKQSGGHGQYAICDIEVEPLERGGGFQFVDKIVGGVIPGPFIVSVEKGVRSQMEKGVAKGFPVVDIRVTLIGGKTHSVDSSDAAFQAAGALALREAAAAAKIQLLEPVSSVTISVPDDYVGAVMSDLSSRRGRLTGTTSSGGEVTEISAEVPDVELLRYAVELRALTAGTGRFRREYLRHDPVAGG; from the coding sequence ATGTCGGCGAAAGGCACCAACGGCTCGGCGAAAGGGACTGTCAGCTCGGAGGCAGCTCCGGACCGCCCGGAACTCATCCGCAATGTTGTGCTCGTGGGCCATTCGGGCGCTGGCAAAACCATGCTGCTCGAAGCCGTGCTCGCCTCGACGGGCGCCATCACGCGAATGGGGTCGATCGCGGATGGGACGACCGTCGGCGATTCTGATCCCTCGGCCGTGCACCAGCAGAGGTCGGTAACGCTCTCGGTGGCTCCCGTCGTCGTCGGCGATATCAAGGTGAACCTGCTCGATACCCCCGGCTACGCGGACTTCGTGGGCGAGCTCCGCGCCGGGCTGCGCGCCGCAGACGGCGCGCTGTTTGTCGTCTCAGCGGTCGACGGCGTCGACGCGACAACGAGCGCCCTCTGGGCGGAGTGCGAGCGGGTCGGCATGCCCCGCGCCGTCGTCATCAGCCGTCTGGACCATCCGCGCGCCGATTACGACGGCGTCCTCTCCGAATGCCGCGCAGCCTTCGGCGAGTCTGTGCTTCCCCTCTACCTGCCGCTGAGATCCGACGGCGCTGCTACCAAGCTGCTCGGGCTGCTCTCCGGCACGGTGTCCGACTACTCAGGCGACGAGATGCAGCCGTCCTTCCGGCCGGCGGAGCAGAGCGAGCTCGCGGACTGGGAGTCCGCGCGCGGCGAGCTGATCGAGGGGATCATTGCCGAGAGCGAGGACGAGACCCTGATGGACCGGTACCTCGGTGGCGAGGAGATCTCGCTCGACACCCTCATCGGGGACCTCGAAACCGCCGTGACCCGCGGCTCCTTCTTCCCAGTCATACCCACCTCCGCCACGAATGGCCTCGGGACCGCCGAGCTCCTCGAAGTCCTCACGCGCGGGTTCCCGTCTCCGGTGGAACACGACGTTCCGGAGGTGAGCGAACTGAACGGCAACCCCGTCGAGGGCCTCACGTGCGATCCGAATGGGCCGCTCGTAGGCGAGGTGGTCCGAACCACCGTGGATCCTTTCCTCGGAAGGGTCTGCCTCGTGCGCCTCTTCTCGGGGACGCTCCGCGAAGACACGCCCGTGCATGTGGCCGGCCATGGCCTCGAGGAACGGGGCCACCCCGACCACGACAGCGACGAACGCCTCGGCCGCCTCTACTCGCCGTTCGGCTCGAACCTCCGGCCTGTGCAATACGCGGTCGCGGGCGATCTCTGCGCGATCGCGAGGGTCTCCGCCGAGACTGGCGATACAGTGTCCTCGCGCGAACAGCCCCTCCTGGTCGCGGCGTGGGACATGCCCGAGCCGCTCATGCCGGTCGCCGTCGAGGCCGCGTCCCATGGCGACGAGGACGCGCTCGCCAAGAACCTCGGGAGGGTCGCGGCGGGCGATCCCACCCTCCGCGTGGAACGGAACCCCGAGACGCATCAGCTCGTGCTGTGGTGCATGGGCGAGGCCCACGCGGAGGTCGTGCTGGACCGGCTCCGCGAGCAGGGCGTCAAGCTTCAGACGGTCGACGTCGTCACCCCCTTGCGCGAGACGTTCGCCGAGGGCGCGGCGGGCCACGGGCGGTATGTCAAGCAGTCGGGCGGCCACGGCCAGTATGCGATCTGCGACATCGAGGTGGAGCCGCTCGAACGAGGCGGCGGGTTCCAATTCGTGGACAAGATCGTGGGCGGCGTGATTCCGGGCCCGTTCATCGTTTCGGTCGAGAAGGGCGTTCGGTCCCAGATGGAGAAGGGCGTCGCCAAGGGGTTCCCCGTTGTCGACATCCGCGTGACCCTGATCGGGGGCAAGACCCACAGCGTGGACTCCTCCGACGCCGCGTTCCAGGCAGCCGGAGCCCTCGCGCTCCGGGAGGCGGCCGCGGCGGCGAAGATCCAGCTCCTCGAACCCGTCTCGTCGGTCACGATCAGCGTCCCCGATGACTACGTCGGCGCCGTCATGAGCGACCTCTCCTCCCGCCGCGGGCGCCTCACCGGCACGACGTCGTCGGGCGGCGAGGTGACCGAGATCAGCGCCGAAGTGCCCGACGTCGAACTCCTCCGCTACGCCGTCGAACTCCGCGCGCTCACCGCCGGAACCGGCCGCTTCCGCCGCGAATACCTCCGCCACGATCCGGTCGCGGGCGGCTGA
- a CDS encoding helix-turn-helix domain-containing protein, translating into MGVDLDELKRLRRARDRMDREYAEPLDVASLARTALMSTAHFSRRFREAYSETPYAYLMTRRIERAKALLRYGELSVTEICFAVGCTSLGSFSSRFTELVGESPSSYRARNHDDWRVLPSCHIMVVTRPRKTGAPVPESAGPESAQPESAQPESSSFEEALISAQT; encoded by the coding sequence ATGGGTGTTGATCTCGACGAATTGAAGAGGCTGCGCCGCGCCCGCGATCGGATGGACCGCGAGTACGCCGAGCCGCTCGACGTCGCCTCGCTCGCGCGCACGGCGCTCATGTCGACGGCGCATTTCAGCCGACGCTTCCGCGAGGCCTATTCCGAAACGCCGTATGCGTATCTCATGACCCGGCGAATAGAGCGGGCGAAAGCGCTCCTGCGCTATGGGGAATTGAGCGTGACCGAGATCTGTTTCGCGGTCGGCTGTACGAGTTTGGGCTCGTTTTCTTCCCGGTTCACCGAACTCGTCGGCGAATCACCGTCTTCCTACCGGGCGCGCAATCACGACGACTGGCGAGTCCTTCCGAGCTGCCACATCATGGTCGTGACACGTCCGCGGAAGACTGGCGCGCCTGTTCCTGAATCCGCCGGGCCGGAATCGGCCCAGCCGGAATCGGCCCAGCCGGAATCGAGCAGTTTCGAAGAAGCGCTCATTTCGGCCCAGACCTAG
- a CDS encoding glycoside hydrolase family 16 protein, with translation MAQGWGPITAGDEFNYSGAPDSTKWSVYNSVGNAGQGLRSPQAISVNNGMMTISGNSAGTTGGMSAKFSRQQYGRYEVRMRTSANEPQYHAVSILWPDTTSPKCSEIDFAEQTGNLADINFFLHYGCASGVQTYATKPIDLTQWHNYAVQVCPSGVTGYIDGQTWFKDTDPAHQPGQSMHQTLQLDWFPIAGQTTKPATMNVDWVRDYSINGTGSPASGTVAATPQC, from the coding sequence GTGGCGCAGGGCTGGGGCCCAATTACGGCGGGCGACGAGTTCAACTATTCTGGGGCGCCCGACTCTACGAAATGGAGCGTCTACAACTCGGTCGGGAATGCAGGACAGGGACTGCGTTCCCCTCAGGCGATCAGCGTGAACAACGGGATGATGACGATCTCGGGGAACTCTGCCGGCACCACGGGCGGCATGAGCGCCAAGTTCTCCCGCCAGCAGTACGGCCGGTACGAGGTCCGGATGAGGACAAGCGCCAACGAGCCGCAGTACCACGCAGTTTCGATTCTCTGGCCTGACACGACATCTCCTAAGTGCTCTGAGATCGATTTCGCAGAGCAGACGGGGAACCTCGCCGATATCAACTTCTTCCTCCACTACGGCTGCGCCAGCGGCGTCCAGACCTATGCAACCAAGCCGATCGATCTGACCCAATGGCACAACTACGCGGTCCAGGTCTGCCCCTCCGGAGTCACCGGCTATATCGACGGGCAGACATGGTTCAAGGACACCGACCCGGCGCACCAGCCCGGGCAGTCGATGCATCAGACGTTGCAGCTCGACTGGTTCCCGATCGCCGGCCAGACCACCAAGCCCGCGACGATGAACGTCGACTGGGTGCGCGACTACAGCATCAACGGCACGGGGAGCCCGGCTTCGGGAACGGTGGCAGCTACGCCTCAGTGCTGA
- a CDS encoding potassium channel family protein, translating to MTLERWRRLSEWPMIGAAVVFLVAYSVQVIADLPEREGIWADVLVFASWAVFIVDYFVQLALAPNRGRWFVRNLHELAILALPALRPLRLLRLVVFLRVLQSRAGDALRGRLLLYVFSAAGVILYCGALAAEDVEQNEPGSNIRSFGDAIWWALETITTVGYGDHYPITFVGRCVAAVLMVAGITVLGVVTASIAAWLVENITVQATAEVEAEVEAEVQAVDDTLEAKVEALTEQVAQLTAALERQAFGGQALGGQTLGGQTLGGQALGGQALGGQALGGQTLGGQTLGGHERID from the coding sequence ATGACTCTGGAGCGGTGGCGGAGGCTGTCCGAGTGGCCCATGATCGGTGCGGCCGTCGTGTTCCTCGTGGCGTACTCCGTGCAGGTCATCGCCGACCTGCCCGAACGGGAGGGCATCTGGGCCGATGTCCTCGTCTTCGCGTCCTGGGCCGTGTTCATCGTGGACTATTTCGTTCAACTCGCGCTCGCGCCGAACCGCGGGCGTTGGTTCGTCCGCAACCTGCACGAGCTCGCCATCCTCGCGCTTCCCGCTCTCCGCCCCCTGCGCCTGCTCCGGCTCGTGGTGTTCCTCCGAGTCCTTCAGAGCCGGGCCGGAGATGCGCTGCGGGGCCGGCTGCTCCTGTATGTCTTCAGCGCAGCGGGCGTGATCCTGTACTGCGGGGCGCTCGCCGCCGAGGACGTCGAGCAGAACGAGCCGGGCTCCAACATCCGTTCGTTCGGCGATGCGATCTGGTGGGCCCTCGAGACGATCACCACGGTCGGGTACGGCGACCATTACCCGATCACCTTCGTGGGCAGATGCGTCGCGGCCGTGCTCATGGTCGCGGGCATCACCGTCCTCGGTGTCGTGACGGCCTCGATCGCGGCGTGGCTCGTCGAGAACATCACCGTGCAGGCGACGGCCGAGGTCGAGGCCGAGGTGGAAGCGGAGGTCCAGGCCGTCGACGACACCCTCGAGGCGAAGGTCGAGGCGCTCACGGAGCAGGTCGCCCAGCTGACGGCGGCGCTCGAACGGCAGGCCTTCGGCGGACAAGCTCTAGGCGGGCAGACTCTGGGCGGGCAGACTCTGGGCGGGCAGGCTCTAGGCGGGCAGGCTCTAGGCGGGCAGGCTCTAGGCGGGCAGACTCTGGGCGGGCAGACTCTGGGCGGGCACGAGCGGATCGACTGA
- a CDS encoding DUF1430 domain-containing protein — MQSGQQLFNYHSSSAVQGSAQLDPVVLVMPADLTALSDDFFVSAASSGGLLFSDRTHLESLARTSGIDKYLMSVDSVSELALEERAQRLHELRMKTGELALMVAVVVTLISVVSAAYCERNRRRLFLERIHGRSFVSRHLRFLIAAAGGALAVLGGCIVLRTAGSGAGLMANTGVIAVLISVAAAVLASQERRATARVPE, encoded by the coding sequence ATGCAGTCCGGGCAGCAACTCTTCAACTATCACTCGAGCTCGGCGGTCCAGGGCTCAGCTCAGCTCGATCCGGTCGTGCTCGTGATGCCTGCTGATTTGACTGCCCTTTCCGACGATTTCTTCGTTTCGGCTGCGTCCTCGGGCGGCCTTCTGTTCTCGGATCGGACTCACCTCGAGTCGCTCGCGCGCACGAGCGGCATTGACAAGTACTTGATGTCAGTCGATTCAGTGAGCGAGCTCGCCCTCGAAGAGAGGGCCCAACGTCTCCACGAACTCCGCATGAAGACTGGAGAGCTTGCTCTGATGGTCGCGGTCGTCGTGACGCTGATCTCGGTTGTTTCGGCCGCCTATTGCGAGCGGAACCGTCGCAGGCTCTTTCTGGAGAGGATCCATGGCCGCTCCTTCGTCTCGCGCCACCTTCGCTTTCTGATTGCGGCTGCTGGAGGGGCCTTGGCCGTTCTCGGAGGGTGCATCGTTCTCAGGACGGCTGGGTCGGGAGCTGGCCTGATGGCTAATACCGGGGTGATCGCAGTCCTGATCTCCGTCGCCGCCGCGGTCCTTGCGAGCCAAGAGCGCCGCGCCACCGCTCGGGTCCCTGAATGA
- a CDS encoding sensor histidine kinase — translation MEKLMDVLLLGQVRFHELSMRGRVVLSQFPLNLTLLLVCVIAAIADPKVFTDARFLIGQGLELVILAVCVALPWDRIPYGLFLIVPLLDFGPISLLHYANGSSLNGLSLLGVFPTMWLAGSGIRPRVMVPLGGLAALLMVWAPLILAGTAAPNTLAAELLVPFLLLAIGIGTSVMTLSGMAQKARVEELLARTETRERLLNTVLDTVDVGVLVIDDHGQNTYLNAKERELYLAALPEGVETTLESELLIYRDGSEELLPAEQRPLARVLSGETIAHEVYRLGRGSEARTVSISGRQFADVAGDTAGTVLASTDVTEVVAAVHARDKFLAAMSHEFRTPLTNILGYAELLQDDASLSPAAKSDLQIMMRNARHLNHMVDDILAASLTGDEAGGIRLPLDLAELVKQTSDSFSPEASNSGIKLDLATETALPILGDRTGLVRVLNNLVSNALKYSQPGTTVHLAAREEGAWAVCEVADEGLGIDPEDLKRLFTRFQRSDAAVRAGIPGTGLGLALAKDVAEQHGGELECRSEVGVGSVFTLRLPLRKAKQHMTLS, via the coding sequence GTGGAGAAGCTGATGGACGTCCTCTTGCTGGGACAAGTCCGGTTCCACGAGCTGAGCATGCGCGGGCGTGTGGTCCTGAGCCAGTTTCCACTCAACCTCACGCTCCTGCTGGTCTGCGTCATCGCGGCCATCGCGGATCCCAAGGTCTTCACAGACGCGAGATTCCTCATCGGGCAGGGACTCGAGCTAGTGATTCTGGCGGTGTGCGTCGCCCTCCCGTGGGACCGGATCCCCTACGGGCTCTTCCTCATCGTCCCGCTGCTCGACTTCGGCCCGATCAGCCTCCTGCACTACGCGAACGGAAGCTCGCTCAACGGTCTCTCGCTCCTCGGCGTCTTCCCGACCATGTGGCTCGCCGGCTCAGGTATCAGGCCCCGTGTCATGGTCCCGCTCGGGGGCCTCGCCGCGCTCCTCATGGTGTGGGCTCCCCTGATCCTGGCTGGCACCGCCGCGCCGAACACGCTAGCCGCCGAACTCCTCGTGCCGTTCCTGCTCCTCGCCATCGGCATTGGCACCTCGGTCATGACGCTCAGCGGCATGGCGCAGAAGGCCCGTGTCGAGGAACTGCTCGCACGCACCGAGACCCGCGAGCGCCTCCTGAACACCGTCCTCGACACCGTCGACGTCGGCGTCCTCGTTATCGACGACCACGGCCAGAACACCTATCTGAACGCCAAGGAGCGCGAGCTCTACCTCGCCGCACTCCCCGAGGGCGTCGAGACCACACTCGAATCCGAGCTCTTGATCTACCGCGACGGCAGCGAGGAACTGCTCCCCGCAGAGCAACGCCCCCTCGCGAGGGTCCTCTCGGGCGAGACGATCGCGCACGAGGTCTACCGACTCGGCCGCGGGAGCGAGGCCCGGACGGTATCGATCTCCGGCCGGCAGTTCGCGGACGTCGCGGGCGACACGGCTGGCACGGTCCTCGCGTCGACGGACGTGACGGAGGTCGTCGCCGCGGTCCACGCTCGGGACAAGTTCCTCGCCGCGATGTCCCACGAGTTCCGCACCCCGCTCACGAACATCCTCGGCTACGCCGAACTGCTCCAGGACGATGCTTCCCTCAGTCCCGCCGCGAAGTCCGACCTCCAGATCATGATGCGCAACGCCCGCCACCTCAACCACATGGTCGACGACATCCTCGCCGCCTCGCTCACGGGCGACGAGGCGGGCGGCATCCGGCTGCCGCTCGACCTCGCCGAGCTGGTCAAGCAGACAAGCGACTCGTTCAGTCCCGAGGCCTCGAACAGTGGGATCAAGCTCGACCTCGCCACGGAGACGGCCCTGCCAATCCTTGGCGATCGGACGGGCCTCGTCCGCGTGCTGAACAACCTCGTCTCCAATGCACTCAAGTATTCGCAGCCCGGGACCACAGTCCACCTGGCGGCCCGGGAGGAGGGCGCGTGGGCCGTCTGCGAGGTGGCCGACGAAGGGCTCGGCATCGACCCCGAGGATCTCAAGCGACTCTTCACCCGTTTCCAGCGGAGCGACGCCGCCGTCCGAGCAGGCATCCCCGGCACGGGCCTCGGGCTCGCGCTCGCAAAGGACGTTGCTGAGCAGCACGGTGGCGAACTCGAGTGCAGGAGCGAGGTCGGCGTGGGCAGCGTCTTCACCCTTCGTCTGCCCCTGCGGAAGGCAAAGCAGCATATGACTTTGTCCTAA
- a CDS encoding DUF3048 domain-containing protein translates to MTQETSWIQRHRVAAFILAGGILIVIAVIVAFTLLQQKPGPQSSGKFYSPLTGEQVASEAETKQAVTAIMIENSPDARPQSGIKDAGVVYEAIAEGGITRFLTLHQQDKPQIIGPVRSLRIYFLDWLAPYNASVAHVGGSADALAEVRNGKYRDIDQLFNADSYWRATDRVAPHNVYTSFEKLDALNHAKGYNESNFTGFTRTDGKPSDSPTATSVTINFGSSTLYNTSYAYDKKTNTYARSMAGAPHLDREKGPITPSVVIAMQVEMKLAEPDNGHEDITTTGTGKATIFQNGTAQAVTWHKADRASQISFTDANGHDVPLVRGQTWIAAVPNTGGSVSWH, encoded by the coding sequence ATGACACAGGAAACCAGCTGGATCCAGCGCCATCGTGTTGCAGCATTCATTCTTGCTGGGGGCATTCTCATCGTAATTGCCGTTATTGTCGCCTTCACCCTTCTTCAACAAAAGCCTGGGCCGCAAAGCAGCGGCAAGTTTTATTCGCCGCTGACGGGTGAACAAGTCGCTAGCGAAGCGGAAACGAAACAGGCCGTCACAGCCATTATGATCGAGAACAGCCCGGATGCGCGTCCGCAGTCAGGAATCAAGGACGCCGGCGTGGTCTACGAAGCAATCGCCGAAGGCGGCATCACACGCTTTCTGACGTTGCATCAACAAGATAAGCCACAGATTATTGGCCCGGTACGAAGCCTCCGGATCTACTTCCTGGATTGGCTCGCACCGTACAACGCAAGCGTTGCGCACGTTGGCGGCAGCGCGGACGCCCTCGCTGAGGTGAGGAACGGCAAGTACCGGGACATCGACCAGCTTTTCAATGCCGACAGCTACTGGCGCGCGACCGACCGCGTCGCCCCGCACAACGTGTATACGAGCTTCGAAAAGCTTGACGCCCTTAATCACGCAAAAGGGTATAACGAGTCGAATTTTACGGGCTTCACTCGCACCGACGGCAAACCGAGCGACTCGCCAACAGCGACATCAGTCACGATCAATTTCGGTTCCTCAACGCTTTATAACACCAGCTATGCCTACGACAAGAAGACAAATACGTACGCCCGATCGATGGCCGGGGCACCCCACCTCGACCGTGAAAAGGGGCCGATCACACCGAGTGTCGTCATCGCCATGCAGGTGGAAATGAAATTGGCCGAGCCAGATAACGGCCACGAGGATATAACAACAACCGGCACCGGCAAGGCGACCATTTTTCAAAATGGAACTGCCCAAGCCGTCACCTGGCACAAAGCCGACCGGGCAAGCCAAATCAGCTTCACGGACGCCAACGGGCATGACGTACCTTTAGTGCGCGGACAAACCTGGATAGCTGCCGTCCCCAACACCGGCGGCAGTGTCTCCTGGCACTAG